A single genomic interval of Adhaeribacter pallidiroseus harbors:
- a CDS encoding TerB family tellurite resistance protein — translation MFSFFESEQIKRIKSHILNLGALAKIDGHVDSAEMNYIIAIGKKNGLKQEEVRSLLANANAVKFEMPANDSERFDQIYDLVEMMLADGIVDDNEMDFCVEMAEKLGFKKAIVGVLVRNISLGVKDGQSREHIKQESQAFLES, via the coding sequence ATGTTTAGCTTTTTTGAAAGTGAGCAAATAAAACGAATTAAGAGTCATATTCTAAACCTAGGTGCCCTCGCCAAGATTGATGGTCACGTAGATTCGGCAGAAATGAATTATATTATCGCCATTGGTAAGAAAAACGGTTTAAAGCAAGAAGAGGTCCGCTCCTTATTGGCCAATGCCAATGCGGTTAAGTTCGAAATGCCCGCTAATGATTCAGAGCGGTTTGATCAAATATACGACTTAGTGGAAATGATGCTGGCCGATGGAATTGTGGATGATAACGAAATGGATTTCTGCGTGGAAATGGCCGAGAAGTTAGGTTTTAAAAAAGCCATTGTGGGCGTTTTAGTCCGGAATATCTCTTTAGGGGTAAAAGACGGTCAGTCGCGGGAGCATATTAAGCAAGAATCGCAAGCCTTTCTGGAATCCTGA
- the pfkA gene encoding 6-phosphofructokinase — protein MKRIAVLTSGGDSPGMNACIRAVVRTAIYYGVEVFGIRKGYNGLIKGDLIKMESSSVSNTIQKGGTILKSARSQDFMTSEGRQQAFEHLKKHDIEGLVAIGGNGTFTGATLFHEEFGIPIVGAPGTIDNDLYGTDYTIGYDTAVNTALDAIDKIRDTADSHERVFFVEVMGRDSGYIAMPCAIGGGAEIVLIPETKTTIPDVISTLQNGWSRSKTSFIIVVAEGDEEGNATEIAARVKEAIPQMDARVTILGHVQRGGSPTAADRLLASQIGIACVEGLLNGKKDVMAGFVNNRLVYTPFKDTITKKKIINQRFVRMVEILSV, from the coding sequence ATGAAACGCATTGCAGTTTTAACTTCCGGAGGAGATTCCCCCGGCATGAATGCTTGTATCCGAGCAGTCGTCCGAACGGCTATTTATTACGGGGTGGAGGTATTTGGTATTCGTAAAGGATACAATGGCCTGATTAAGGGAGATTTAATCAAAATGGAATCTTCTTCGGTTAGTAATACTATTCAGAAAGGCGGTACTATTCTTAAATCGGCCCGCAGCCAGGATTTTATGACTTCCGAAGGGCGGCAGCAGGCCTTTGAACATTTAAAAAAACACGATATAGAAGGCTTAGTCGCAATTGGCGGTAATGGCACTTTTACCGGCGCTACCTTATTTCACGAAGAATTTGGTATTCCGATTGTAGGTGCTCCGGGAACTATTGATAATGATTTGTACGGCACCGATTATACCATTGGCTACGATACCGCGGTAAATACCGCCCTGGATGCTATTGATAAAATTCGCGATACCGCCGACAGCCACGAGCGGGTGTTTTTCGTGGAAGTAATGGGTCGGGATTCGGGATATATTGCCATGCCTTGTGCCATTGGCGGCGGCGCCGAAATCGTGCTCATCCCGGAAACAAAAACTACCATTCCGGATGTAATTTCTACGTTGCAAAATGGTTGGAGCCGTTCGAAAACTTCCTTTATTATTGTGGTGGCCGAAGGCGACGAAGAAGGCAACGCTACCGAAATTGCGGCCCGCGTGAAAGAAGCTATTCCGCAAATGGACGCCCGGGTTACGATTCTGGGCCACGTACAACGGGGCGGCTCCCCTACAGCCGCCGACCGGTTACTCGCCAGCCAGATAGGTATTGCCTGCGTAGAAGGATTGCTCAACGGCAAAAAAGACGTGATGGCCGGTTTTGTAAACAACCGCTTAGTTTATACTCCTTTTAAAGACACGATTACCAAAAAGAAAATTATCAACCAACGCTTCGTGCGCATGGTTGAAATTTTGAGTGTTTAG
- the miaA gene encoding tRNA (adenosine(37)-N6)-dimethylallyltransferase MiaA, whose protein sequence is MGSETKKIKKNALIVLVGPTAVGKTELSIRLAQHYQTVIVSADSRQFYREMTIGTAKPTPAEMQGVPHYFINSHTITQEYNAGTYEQDVLRLLNQLFLEHTCVILTGGSGLYVRAVLEGMDEMPEVPAAIREKLNLQKQEQGLEALLQQLQQLDPVYYNQVDRANAQRVIRALEVTLATNQPYSTFRKKQAIERPFQILRIGLNRERSELYHRIDRRIDHMLEAGLLPEVKQLEPYKAHNALQTVGYQELFAYLEGKYDWEEAVRLLKRNSRRYAKRQLTWFTKNNDFTWFHPQEWEALLQFIEQRMS, encoded by the coding sequence ATGGGATCCGAAACAAAAAAAATTAAAAAAAATGCATTAATTGTTCTGGTGGGGCCCACGGCTGTAGGTAAAACCGAGTTAAGCATCCGGTTAGCGCAGCATTACCAAACCGTAATTGTTTCCGCCGACTCCCGGCAGTTTTACCGCGAAATGACCATTGGTACCGCTAAACCTACTCCCGCGGAAATGCAAGGAGTGCCGCATTATTTTATTAATTCGCATACTATTACCCAAGAATACAACGCCGGCACCTACGAACAAGACGTACTGCGGTTATTAAATCAGCTGTTTCTAGAACATACTTGCGTGATACTAACGGGTGGTTCCGGACTGTACGTGCGGGCGGTGCTGGAAGGAATGGATGAAATGCCGGAAGTACCGGCCGCTATCCGGGAAAAATTAAATTTACAAAAACAGGAACAAGGCTTAGAGGCTTTATTGCAGCAACTGCAGCAACTGGATCCGGTTTATTATAACCAGGTAGATCGGGCAAATGCGCAGCGGGTAATTCGTGCTTTAGAAGTGACTTTAGCTACTAACCAGCCTTATTCAACCTTCCGAAAGAAGCAGGCCATAGAGCGCCCTTTTCAGATTTTAAGAATTGGTTTAAATCGCGAACGTTCAGAGTTGTACCACCGCATTGATCGTCGGATAGACCACATGCTAGAAGCCGGTTTACTGCCGGAAGTTAAACAACTGGAACCTTACAAAGCCCATAATGCACTCCAAACCGTAGGCTACCAGGAGCTGTTTGCCTATCTGGAGGGTAAATACGATTGGGAAGAAGCCGTGCGCTTATTAAAACGCAACAGCCGCCGCTACGCCAAACGCCAACTCACCTGGTTTACGAAAAACAACGATTTTACCTGGTTTCACCCGCAGGAATGGGAAGCCTTGCTACAATTCATCGAGCAAAGGATGAGTTGA
- a CDS encoding glycosyltransferase family protein produces MLENRGLSYYYSLGNKFFDYVHAAVPQLIVDFPEYQRLNTEYQVAEVVPLNPEAIAGAINHLIGDAAYYDKLVQNCLVARQKWNWQIEEPKLLTFYRKIWDPKQKKLKKMH; encoded by the coding sequence TTGCTCGAAAACCGGGGACTGAGTTATTATTATTCCTTAGGTAATAAGTTTTTTGATTACGTGCATGCCGCTGTTCCGCAGTTAATAGTAGATTTCCCGGAATACCAACGTTTGAACACCGAGTACCAGGTAGCCGAAGTGGTACCGCTTAACCCGGAGGCTATTGCGGGTGCTATAAATCATTTAATAGGAGATGCGGCCTATTATGATAAACTGGTGCAAAATTGCTTGGTTGCCCGCCAAAAATGGAATTGGCAAATAGAAGAGCCAAAACTCCTGACATTTTACCGAAAAATATGGGATCCGAAACAAAAAAAATTAAAAAAAATGCATTAA
- a CDS encoding glycosyltransferase — MKNIFFAVTTDLNYDQRMQRICTTLAQAGYAVLLVGRTWPESQPLLPRSYLQHRLSCFFNKGKLFYLEYTIRIFWYLLFRTFDAYVAVDLDTALPVFFKAKLSRKPFVYDAHEYFPEVVEVVNRPKIKKIWLTIEQFILARTRFAYTVNHALAQLFYTKYQVPFAVIQNFTVLDPDLKILAPASREYLLYQGAINEGRGLEALLQAMVFVNRKLILCGKGDVYAALKQKTKELHLTDKVIFTGYVRPEELKKLHKKLF; from the coding sequence ATGAAAAATATTTTTTTTGCCGTAACTACGGACCTGAATTATGACCAGCGCATGCAACGTATTTGTACCACGTTGGCGCAGGCCGGGTATGCTGTTTTACTGGTGGGTCGCACGTGGCCCGAATCGCAGCCGCTTTTACCGCGCAGCTACCTGCAACACCGGCTATCCTGCTTTTTTAATAAAGGTAAGTTGTTTTATCTGGAATATACAATCCGTATTTTCTGGTATTTATTATTCCGAACTTTTGATGCGTACGTAGCCGTAGACCTGGACACCGCCTTGCCGGTATTTTTTAAAGCCAAGCTAAGCCGAAAACCTTTTGTTTACGACGCACATGAGTATTTTCCGGAAGTAGTAGAAGTGGTAAACCGTCCTAAAATTAAAAAAATATGGTTAACCATCGAGCAGTTTATACTGGCGCGTACGCGTTTTGCTTACACCGTAAATCATGCTTTGGCGCAATTGTTTTACACGAAATACCAGGTACCTTTTGCGGTAATTCAGAATTTTACTGTTTTAGATCCAGATTTAAAAATACTGGCTCCAGCCTCCAGGGAGTATCTTTTGTATCAAGGAGCTATAAATGAAGGCCGCGGATTAGAAGCCTTGCTGCAGGCCATGGTTTTTGTGAACCGGAAATTGATACTCTGCGGAAAAGGCGACGTGTATGCGGCATTAAAACAAAAAACGAAAGAGCTGCACCTAACCGATAAAGTAATTTTTACAGGTTATGTTCGACCCGAAGAATTAAAAAAATTACACAAGAAGCTTTTTTAG
- a CDS encoding PAS domain-containing protein, with translation MPTKENQITQLNDIVALAEQVLTIAAAVTAPKSILFICLPNGTILAQNENASFLSAPDKNFRESTNVLKLITDSTPALTDVWNTLPAFLPVNGFLRVKINTAPASSYTYQVSSLFLEGQEFKILRLNLAAPNSEKQTYQLDKSIAAAPSPEKADKELKISDAEEKYVALFENIQDAVLLLKNKLIVACNQAAAALFNSAKKELINAPLWKFLPTQYTGVFSGEHQTRQTKAYAIIEKELVPGQTEKIDWKILQPDGSEMDLEITVLVTFLNNQSYRQIIIRNVTATKQAVASPDREVIWHESVKHFRDFLGRIEMAYISLDVEGTITYVNNYFLEYTNYNREEVIGLNFFDAFVPEPEREERRQNFFEMIRSKIITSYNERDIETKSGMVKTLRWQRMFDFDPDGRVIGVTHLGRDVTDKKIAMEALKDNKSRLQDILIMPTI, from the coding sequence ATGCCGACCAAAGAAAATCAAATTACCCAGTTAAACGATATTGTTGCCCTGGCCGAACAAGTTTTAACCATAGCGGCTGCGGTAACTGCCCCAAAATCGATTCTTTTCATTTGCCTTCCTAACGGAACCATTCTGGCGCAAAACGAGAATGCCAGCTTCCTATCAGCTCCGGATAAAAACTTCCGGGAGTCTACCAATGTTCTTAAACTTATTACGGATAGTACCCCTGCCTTAACGGATGTTTGGAATACCTTGCCTGCTTTTCTGCCAGTAAATGGCTTCTTACGGGTTAAAATAAACACGGCACCTGCCAGTAGCTATACTTACCAAGTTTCTTCGTTGTTTTTAGAGGGGCAAGAATTTAAAATCTTACGGTTAAATTTAGCCGCACCAAACTCAGAAAAGCAGACGTATCAACTTGATAAAAGCATTGCGGCGGCCCCTAGCCCCGAAAAAGCAGATAAAGAATTAAAAATTAGCGACGCGGAAGAAAAATATGTTGCTCTTTTTGAAAACATTCAGGATGCTGTTTTATTACTAAAAAACAAACTTATTGTAGCGTGTAACCAAGCAGCGGCGGCCTTGTTTAACAGTGCTAAAAAGGAATTGATTAATGCCCCGCTGTGGAAATTTTTACCTACGCAATATACCGGAGTTTTCTCAGGCGAGCATCAAACCCGCCAGACGAAAGCCTACGCCATTATAGAAAAAGAATTAGTACCCGGGCAAACCGAAAAAATCGATTGGAAAATACTGCAACCGGATGGTTCGGAAATGGACCTGGAGATTACAGTTCTGGTTACTTTTTTAAATAATCAATCGTACCGGCAGATTATTATTCGGAATGTAACCGCCACGAAGCAGGCTGTTGCTTCGCCCGACCGCGAAGTAATATGGCACGAATCGGTGAAGCACTTCCGCGATTTTCTGGGTAGAATAGAAATGGCCTATATCAGCTTAGATGTAGAAGGCACCATTACCTATGTAAACAATTATTTTTTAGAATACACCAATTATAACCGGGAAGAAGTTATCGGGCTCAACTTTTTTGACGCTTTTGTACCCGAACCGGAACGCGAAGAACGGCGGCAGAACTTCTTCGAAATGATTCGCTCCAAAATCATAACCAGCTACAACGAACGGGATATTGAAACTAAATCCGGGATGGTGAAAACCTTGCGTTGGCAGCGTATGTTTGATTTTGACCCCGACGGCCGCGTGATAGGCGTTACGCACCTGGGCCGCGATGTAACCGACAAGAAAATAGCCATGGAAGCGCTTAAAGACAATAAAAGCCGCTTACAGGATATTTTGATAATGCCCACGATTTAA
- a CDS encoding PAS domain S-box protein — MFVNKAWKEKLGYDDFDIERLTLNDIVHPYYKAKLIYQLRNLYKGEHVNKIETVFLTKTNKPVHLIGSISCTWQNGKPVLSRAILHDITDRIKAERLQKVYYSIANLAISSKDLQSLYGAIHRELSKIIETNNIFIALCDDERTKLQFAYYVDQYKSEDENVSERPFSNGMAEYIIKTGKPAYLLREDIIELEQKGLLQLVGKMPEVMLCSPLSVGDRIIGVIAVQDYKKQDIYVNSDIEILHFISNQVALAIERKRNEVQINNQNARLKAIFESGSHHIWSIDKNSCLTSFNQNYASAFLKQHGFMPQFDLCLREIKNQGLTSETVKEWNEYYENALQGFPQHFEIDLTQLDGSTIWREVYLNPIYLEDGSFEEISGIALDITEKKLSQMALAKEEEKFRSIFESFQDLYYRTDEENKVVLMSPSVTEMLGYQVHEVIGIPATSFYAYPEELMNLVYILKKEGTIRNFETNLVSKSGTIIPFLLNAHILIDKEGHYLGIEGVGRDMTELKQTQTELIRAKEVAEDSAYAKTLFLANMSHELRTPMNGIIGMIDLLHSTETTEEQTEYIDTLRKSSDALLAILNDILDLSKIQAGKLLQINEMGIDLHYALEKIYSLFANRANLKDLDFTYNITPHTPRFIVTDETRLLQILSNLTSNAIKFTNAGKVTIQVNSISSDGEFYTIMFRIKDSGIGITNADKQLLFTNFTQLDNTSTKTFGGTGLGLAISKQLSELLGGDIGVESIYGEGSTFWFTIRCQEALNQEEILNNRNKDKGKPIESEAFTDEPYILLVDDNGINQKVAQKLLAKLGCRTELASNGFEAISQATANPYEVIFMDIQMPEMDGIEATKRIKEQLGDKCPPIIAMTAYSMKDDAEKFMSQGMDDYVSKPIKSTDLQNMIKKWRPFKTPAAIIEDAEVITDELETEEVAFIDDEVVQQLIELGGKDFALQLFVDFEDEAGPLIEEAKKEVQSQQYDNILSTLHQMKGTGFTLGLNPLAEVVKKMEHDIKQKNVSNVDQDFELLEDHFTYYKQIYREKFI, encoded by the coding sequence ATATTTGTTAATAAAGCTTGGAAAGAGAAGTTAGGTTACGACGATTTTGACATTGAAAGACTAACCCTGAACGATATTGTACACCCTTATTACAAAGCCAAGCTTATTTACCAGCTCCGTAATTTGTATAAAGGTGAGCACGTAAATAAAATAGAAACCGTTTTTTTAACAAAAACAAATAAGCCCGTTCACTTAATCGGTAGTATTAGCTGTACCTGGCAAAACGGCAAACCGGTTTTATCCAGGGCCATTCTGCACGATATTACCGACCGGATTAAAGCCGAACGCTTACAAAAAGTATATTACAGCATTGCTAATCTGGCGATTAGCAGCAAAGATTTACAATCGCTTTATGGTGCCATTCACCGGGAACTGAGCAAAATAATCGAAACCAACAATATTTTTATTGCGCTTTGCGACGACGAAAGAACTAAGCTCCAGTTTGCGTATTACGTAGATCAGTACAAATCCGAGGACGAAAATGTAAGCGAACGGCCTTTCTCCAATGGCATGGCGGAGTACATTATTAAAACCGGTAAGCCGGCTTATCTGCTCCGCGAAGATATTATAGAACTGGAACAAAAAGGCTTACTGCAATTGGTTGGTAAAATGCCGGAAGTAATGCTGTGCTCTCCTTTATCGGTGGGCGACCGCATTATTGGCGTTATTGCCGTGCAGGATTATAAAAAACAAGATATTTACGTTAACTCGGATATCGAAATCCTGCACTTTATTTCGAATCAGGTAGCCTTAGCAATTGAAAGAAAACGCAACGAAGTACAGATTAACAACCAGAATGCCCGCTTAAAAGCTATTTTCGAAAGTGGGTCGCACCATATCTGGTCGATAGATAAAAATTCTTGCCTGACATCGTTTAATCAAAACTATGCTTCTGCCTTTCTGAAACAACACGGATTTATGCCGCAATTTGATCTTTGCTTGCGCGAAATTAAAAATCAAGGCTTAACCTCCGAAACAGTAAAAGAATGGAATGAATATTACGAAAATGCTTTACAAGGTTTCCCGCAACATTTTGAAATAGATTTAACCCAGTTAGATGGATCTACCATCTGGCGGGAAGTTTACTTAAACCCAATTTACTTGGAAGATGGCTCTTTTGAAGAAATATCCGGTATTGCGCTGGATATTACCGAGAAAAAGCTCTCGCAAATGGCGCTGGCTAAAGAAGAAGAAAAATTCCGGAGCATTTTCGAGTCTTTCCAGGATTTATACTACCGCACCGACGAAGAAAACAAAGTAGTACTAATGAGTCCGTCGGTAACAGAAATGCTGGGATACCAGGTACACGAGGTAATTGGCATACCGGCCACCAGTTTTTATGCTTACCCCGAAGAGTTAATGAATTTAGTGTACATTTTAAAGAAAGAAGGCACTATCCGCAACTTTGAAACTAACCTGGTAAGTAAATCCGGCACCATTATTCCATTTCTGTTAAATGCGCATATACTTATAGATAAGGAGGGTCATTATTTAGGTATAGAAGGAGTTGGCCGAGACATGACCGAATTGAAGCAAACCCAAACCGAATTAATCCGGGCAAAGGAAGTGGCCGAAGACTCTGCGTATGCCAAAACCTTGTTCCTGGCGAACATGAGCCATGAATTAAGAACACCGATGAACGGTATAATTGGTATGATTGATTTGCTGCACAGTACCGAAACTACCGAGGAGCAAACGGAATACATTGATACTCTCCGGAAATCATCGGATGCCTTACTGGCTATCTTAAATGACATTTTGGATTTATCGAAAATACAGGCTGGAAAATTATTACAGATTAATGAAATGGGCATTGATCTGCATTATGCTTTAGAGAAAATATATTCTTTGTTTGCTAATCGGGCCAACCTCAAGGATCTGGATTTTACTTATAATATAACCCCCCATACCCCGCGATTTATTGTTACGGATGAAACACGGTTGCTACAGATATTATCTAATTTAACTTCTAACGCTATCAAGTTTACCAATGCCGGTAAAGTAACCATTCAGGTAAACAGCATCTCCTCGGATGGGGAATTCTATACCATTATGTTCCGAATAAAAGATAGCGGTATAGGTATCACTAATGCCGACAAACAGCTACTCTTCACCAACTTTACGCAACTCGATAATACTTCTACCAAAACCTTTGGTGGTACTGGTCTAGGATTAGCTATTTCTAAACAACTAAGCGAATTATTAGGTGGTGATATTGGCGTGGAGTCGATTTATGGAGAAGGCAGCACTTTTTGGTTTACCATTCGTTGCCAAGAAGCGCTTAATCAGGAAGAAATTTTAAATAATCGAAATAAAGACAAAGGAAAACCTATCGAGAGCGAGGCTTTTACGGATGAGCCTTACATATTATTAGTGGATGATAACGGTATCAATCAAAAGGTAGCCCAAAAACTACTCGCCAAGTTAGGATGCCGCACCGAACTGGCGTCCAACGGTTTCGAAGCTATTTCTCAGGCTACCGCTAATCCGTATGAAGTTATTTTTATGGATATTCAAATGCCCGAGATGGACGGCATTGAAGCTACTAAACGCATTAAAGAACAATTAGGTGATAAATGCCCGCCTATTATTGCCATGACGGCTTATTCCATGAAAGATGACGCTGAGAAATTCATGTCGCAGGGAATGGATGACTATGTATCAAAGCCGATTAAATCTACGGATTTACAGAATATGATAAAAAAATGGCGGCCTTTTAAAACGCCAGCAGCTATTATAGAAGATGCAGAGGTAATAACGGATGAACTTGAAACAGAAGAGGTAGCATTTATCGATGATGAAGTAGTGCAGCAATTAATTGAGTTAGGCGGAAAAGATTTTGCTTTGCAACTCTTTGTAGATTTTGAAGATGAAGCCGGTCCTTTAATCGAGGAAGCCAAAAAAGAAGTTCAATCCCAACAATACGATAATATTTTAAGTACCTTGCACCAAATGAAAGGAACCGGATTTACGCTAGGCTTAAATCCGCTGGCCGAAGTTGTTAAAAAAATGGAACACGATATCAAGCAAAAAAATGTAAGTAACGTAGACCAGGATTTTGAATTATTAGAAGATCACTTTACTTATTACAAACAAATTTATCGAGAAAAATTTATCTAA
- a CDS encoding response regulator, with protein sequence MEDNKTILIAEDSSVILNLTKKILELQNYKILTAKNGSEVINQVQNQKIDAILMDLNIPKKNGMECTKEIRSSDNKDIANIPIIAVTGNANNYTMEQFKEAGINAYLPKPLDFDMLVQTVKQYVV encoded by the coding sequence ATGGAAGACAACAAAACAATACTTATTGCGGAAGATAGTTCTGTAATTCTTAATCTGACTAAGAAAATTCTAGAGTTGCAGAATTATAAAATTTTAACCGCCAAAAATGGCAGCGAGGTTATCAACCAAGTACAAAATCAAAAAATTGATGCGATTCTCATGGACTTAAACATTCCTAAGAAAAACGGCATGGAATGTACCAAAGAAATCCGGAGCAGCGACAATAAAGACATTGCCAATATTCCGATTATTGCGGTTACCGGTAACGCTAATAATTATACCATGGAGCAATTTAAAGAAGCCGGCATCAATGCTTACTTGCCAAAACCGCTGGATTTTGACATGCTGGTGCAAACCGTAAAACAATACGTAGTATAA
- a CDS encoding MBL fold metallo-hydrolase, which yields MLTFLGTGTSQGVPVIGCDCEVCQSVDYRDKRLRTSAHLQIGGKSIIIDSGPDFRQQVLRERIKKLDALIYTHEHKDHTSGLDDIRAYNFLQHRDMPLYGEPRVLAQIKKEFAYIFTNATYPGVPRVELYPISEAGFVAEGISFQPIRIYHHKLPILGFRVGNLSYITDANFISEESKKIIQGSEIIVLNALRREPHISHFSLEEAIDLLMEFKPKKAYLTHISHLLGLHHEVEAELPDFIRLAYDGLKVGIS from the coding sequence ATGTTAACTTTTTTAGGTACGGGCACCTCCCAAGGTGTGCCTGTTATTGGTTGTGATTGCGAAGTCTGCCAATCGGTAGATTACCGCGATAAACGTTTACGTACTTCGGCTCACCTGCAAATTGGGGGCAAAAGTATTATTATTGATTCAGGCCCGGATTTTAGGCAACAAGTGCTGCGGGAACGCATTAAAAAGCTGGATGCACTGATTTATACCCACGAGCATAAAGATCACACCTCTGGCCTCGACGATATCCGGGCCTATAACTTTCTGCAGCACCGGGATATGCCGCTATACGGCGAACCCCGGGTTTTAGCGCAAATTAAAAAAGAGTTTGCTTACATTTTTACAAATGCCACTTATCCCGGGGTGCCGCGTGTAGAACTTTACCCGATTTCAGAAGCTGGTTTTGTAGCAGAAGGAATTTCTTTTCAACCAATCCGGATTTACCATCATAAACTACCCATTCTGGGGTTCCGGGTAGGTAATTTGTCTTACATCACCGATGCTAACTTTATTTCGGAAGAATCCAAAAAAATAATTCAGGGCTCTGAAATTATTGTATTGAATGCGCTACGCCGCGAACCACACATTTCGCATTTTTCCTTAGAAGAGGCCATTGATTTATTAATGGAGTTTAAACCCAAAAAAGCTTATTTAACGCACATCAGCCACTTACTGGGTTTGCACCACGAAGTGGAAGCCGAATTACCCGACTTTATCCGGCTGGCGTACGATGGTTTAAAAGTAGGAATTAGCTAA
- a CDS encoding NFACT family protein, which translates to MHNNYYFLRQLTVALPTELVGTRINACFSQEKDELIISFGPNHLADTFTIKAILTANFSSLYFPSYFTRAKNNSINLFPEIIEEEVLEIVQHQNERSFYLALSNHKALLFKLFGNRSNIIYFEQEQAKALFHKKFPKDIELHLTHLHRQLMPDKADFLKNRPAPEKVYPTFGDLPGLYLKNKGYDAATSEQKWELIQEVKISLENPSAYYLVKLNNQTRLSLLPLGDIKNQFDSPVMALKEFVPAYLAEAGFERNYKQASQNLQRQQQHAELVIRQIQKRLKALQTEASYAQTADVIMANLTNIPERAEEVLLYDFYQDKERLFKLKATETPQRFAERLYKKSKNQQIEVHQLQERLKQKEEEYLEAEILLQELSTIQDNKTLKVF; encoded by the coding sequence GTGCATAACAACTATTACTTTCTGCGTCAGTTAACGGTAGCCTTACCAACAGAGCTGGTGGGCACTCGAATTAATGCGTGCTTCAGCCAGGAAAAAGATGAGTTAATCATTTCTTTCGGCCCCAACCATCTAGCAGATACTTTTACAATCAAAGCTATTCTTACAGCTAATTTTTCGTCGCTTTATTTTCCGAGTTATTTTACTCGCGCAAAAAATAATTCAATTAATTTATTTCCGGAAATTATTGAGGAAGAAGTACTGGAGATTGTGCAGCACCAAAATGAGCGAAGCTTTTACCTGGCTTTGAGTAACCACAAGGCGTTGCTTTTTAAACTATTCGGGAATCGGTCTAACATTATTTACTTCGAACAAGAACAAGCAAAAGCGTTATTTCACAAAAAATTTCCGAAGGATATCGAGTTACATCTTACCCACCTGCACCGGCAACTAATGCCGGACAAAGCCGATTTTTTAAAAAATCGGCCTGCCCCTGAGAAAGTTTATCCTACTTTCGGCGATTTACCCGGGTTATATCTAAAAAACAAGGGGTACGATGCGGCCACTTCCGAACAGAAATGGGAATTAATTCAGGAAGTAAAAATAAGCTTAGAGAATCCTTCGGCTTATTATCTTGTTAAACTAAATAATCAAACCCGTTTGTCGTTGTTGCCTTTGGGTGACATTAAAAACCAGTTTGATTCGCCTGTAATGGCGTTAAAAGAGTTTGTACCGGCATACTTAGCCGAGGCTGGCTTTGAGCGGAACTACAAGCAAGCTTCCCAAAATTTGCAGCGTCAGCAACAACATGCGGAACTAGTTATTCGCCAAATTCAAAAACGTTTAAAAGCTCTCCAAACCGAAGCCTCCTACGCCCAAACAGCCGACGTAATAATGGCCAACTTAACGAACATTCCCGAACGCGCCGAAGAAGTATTATTATATGACTTTTATCAGGACAAGGAGCGTTTATTTAAATTAAAAGCCACCGAAACACCGCAAAGATTTGCCGAGCGATTATATAAGAAAAGTAAAAACCAGCAAATTGAAGTTCATCAACTGCAAGAGCGCTTAAAACAAAAAGAAGAAGAATATCTAGAAGCTGAAATCTTGTTACAGGAATTATCCACTATTCAGGATAACAAAACCCTTAAAGTTTTTTAA
- a CDS encoding NFACT RNA binding domain-containing protein: MFKTSGFQILVGKSAKNNNVLTQQFTFKEDLWLHAKDVSGSHVVIKYQAGKTFPEPVIQKAAQLAAYYSKRKTDSLCPVLYTPKKFVRKRKGAAPGEVVVEREKVILVQPGNPFEKIPGF, encoded by the coding sequence GTGTTTAAAACCAGTGGTTTTCAAATATTAGTTGGCAAAAGTGCTAAAAACAACAATGTGCTTACCCAGCAATTTACCTTTAAAGAAGATTTGTGGTTACACGCCAAAGATGTGAGTGGCTCGCATGTGGTTATAAAGTACCAAGCCGGAAAAACTTTTCCGGAACCGGTCATTCAAAAAGCGGCACAATTAGCGGCTTATTATTCTAAGCGCAAAACCGATTCGCTCTGCCCGGTTTTATACACGCCTAAGAAATTTGTCCGTAAACGCAAAGGAGCCGCGCCCGGCGAAGTGGTAGTGGAACGGGAAAAGGTAATTTTAGTACAGCCTGGTAATCCTTTCGAGAAAATACCCGGTTTTTAA